A section of the Pseudanabaena sp. ABRG5-3 genome encodes:
- a CDS encoding type II toxin-antitoxin system RelE/ParE family toxin, with product MPQKYKDKRTAKFAAGDRVKEFQGFERQAYKRLEILEAAPNKEALMALPSNRFEALGGDRKGQYSIRINDKWRICFEWTETENRPFNIEIVDYH from the coding sequence ATGCCTCAAAAATATAAAGACAAACGTACAGCCAAATTTGCGGCTGGCGATCGTGTCAAAGAATTTCAAGGCTTTGAAAGGCAAGCATACAAACGTCTAGAAATTCTAGAAGCCGCACCTAATAAAGAAGCTCTTATGGCATTGCCAAGTAACCGTTTTGAGGCACTAGGCGGAGATAGAAAAGGACAGTACAGCATCCGCATAAATGACAAATGGCGTATTTGTTTTGAGTGGACAGAAACAGAAAATCGCCCATTTAATATCGAAATTGTCGATTATCACTAA
- a CDS encoding pentapeptide repeat-containing protein produces MKNKLTVWISNQWKSSNYLRYILKLLKPKMNWFPLLGFIFTIVLVIGIPVGIFALLSPSNFQERKEATQLIIQGMGALVILTGLYFTWRGSQVAQENLKVAQENLKVAQDGKITERFSRAIDQLGNKQQVEIRLGGIHALGRIAKDSETDYWTVMEILAAYIRQNAFWNGIDLSEDQLSEETTTTVQAILDIFKRRNLNYEKVKEHYFDLGKTNLVKAKLGGIYFGKANLSRVNLSNAYLVNACLEGVYLNLAILSNAILDGANLKSAECMESKFVHAYLTKTILSDAYLVEADFTRANLRETNFTNANLYRAIFNYALIRGSIFKNATLNETVFVNAKLIEVDLEGADLSGASFRGANLSGINLRYANLSKANLEGANLSGANLEGANFSEANLQCLDWLSLFSAGEDLTPTTANLEGANLTNTNLEKAILAFVNLQNATLTGANLSYADLNGANLHFTNLKGTDLSIAYGLNPSMLDHADIDKDTILPNYFKSGD; encoded by the coding sequence ATGAAAAATAAATTAACAGTTTGGATAAGCAATCAGTGGAAATCTTCAAACTACCTAAGATATATTCTTAAATTGTTAAAACCTAAGATGAATTGGTTTCCCTTGCTAGGATTTATCTTTACTATAGTTCTTGTAATTGGTATTCCAGTTGGAATATTTGCTTTACTTTCTCCATCAAATTTTCAAGAACGAAAGGAAGCTACTCAACTTATCATCCAAGGTATGGGTGCATTAGTGATATTGACAGGGCTTTACTTTACTTGGAGAGGTAGTCAAGTTGCTCAGGAAAATCTTAAAGTTGCTCAGGAAAATCTTAAGGTTGCTCAAGATGGCAAAATTACAGAACGATTTAGTAGAGCAATCGATCAACTCGGAAACAAGCAACAAGTTGAGATTCGTTTAGGGGGTATCCATGCTTTAGGACGAATAGCTAAAGACTCAGAAACTGACTATTGGACAGTCATGGAAATTTTAGCTGCTTACATTCGACAAAATGCATTTTGGAACGGAATTGATTTATCTGAAGATCAATTGTCGGAAGAAACTACTACGACTGTTCAAGCAATTCTCGACATTTTCAAACGGCGAAACCTAAATTATGAGAAGGTTAAAGAACACTATTTTGATTTAGGAAAAACAAATTTAGTAAAGGCAAAACTGGGAGGAATATATTTTGGTAAAGCAAATCTTTCTAGAGTAAATCTTAGCAATGCATATTTAGTCAATGCCTGTCTCGAAGGAGTATATTTAAACTTAGCTATCCTTAGCAATGCTATTTTAGATGGTGCAAACCTTAAAAGTGCAGAGTGTATGGAATCAAAATTTGTTCATGCTTATCTAACTAAAACAATCCTTAGTGATGCATATTTAGTTGAGGCTGACTTTACACGTGCAAATCTTAGAGAGACTAATTTCACTAATGCAAATCTTTATCGAGCTATCTTTAATTATGCACTCATTAGAGGAAGTATTTTTAAGAATGCAACTCTTAATGAAACAGTATTTGTTAATGCAAAACTTATTGAAGTAGATTTAGAAGGAGCAGACCTTAGTGGGGCTAGTTTTAGAGGTGCAAATCTTAGCGGAATAAATTTAAGATATGCAAATTTATCAAAAGCTAATTTAGAAGGAGCTAATCTTAGTGGAGCTAATTTAGAAGGAGCTAATTTCAGCGAAGCTAATTTACAATGTTTAGACTGGCTTAGTTTATTTAGTGCTGGTGAAGACCTTACTCCTACAACTGCTAACTTAGAGGGTGCAAATCTAACAAATACAAATTTGGAAAAAGCAATCCTAGCTTTTGTCAATCTCCAAAATGCAACTCTAACAGGAGCTAACTTAAGTTATGCAGATCTAAATGGAGCCAACCTCCACTTTACAAATCTTAAGGGAACCGATCTGTCAATAGCCTATGGATTAAATCCTAGTATGCTTGATCATGCTGATATAGATAAAGATACTATTCTTCCAAATTATTTTAAATCAGGTGATTAA